One Stigmatella aurantiaca genomic region harbors:
- a CDS encoding NADPH-dependent F420 reductase has translation MNSAARPRTAGLLGLASALALIFLPVPSAHATGKTAPAKAPAETVKLRKIGIIGSGKVGGSLARLWVKAGYEVMLSSRHPEQLKPLAQQLGRKARTGTPREAAAYGDAVLIAVPYGALPQIGRDYAKELAGKIVLETGNPYPQRDGPMAEEARRKGTGETSKALLPGVKLVRAFNAISAVDLNSQAGREGPLAAVPLASDDTHALKAAAELVKAAGFEPVIVGGLERAKDFDVGTSVYTRVLTAEELRKQLGIPD, from the coding sequence ATGAACAGCGCAGCGCGACCCCGGACCGCGGGGCTCCTCGGCCTCGCCTCCGCCCTGGCCTTGATTTTCCTGCCCGTGCCCTCCGCGCACGCCACGGGCAAGACCGCCCCCGCGAAAGCCCCCGCCGAGACCGTCAAGCTCCGGAAGATCGGCATCATCGGCTCCGGGAAGGTCGGCGGCAGCCTGGCCCGGCTCTGGGTCAAGGCGGGCTACGAGGTGATGCTCTCCTCGCGCCACCCGGAGCAGCTCAAGCCCCTGGCGCAGCAGCTCGGCCGCAAGGCCCGCACCGGCACCCCGCGGGAGGCCGCGGCGTACGGCGACGCCGTGCTCATCGCGGTGCCCTATGGGGCCCTGCCGCAGATCGGCCGCGACTACGCCAAGGAGCTCGCGGGGAAGATCGTCCTGGAGACCGGCAATCCCTATCCCCAACGGGACGGGCCGATGGCCGAGGAGGCGCGCCGCAAGGGAACGGGCGAAACCTCGAAGGCCCTGCTGCCCGGGGTGAAGCTCGTGCGCGCCTTCAACGCCATCAGCGCCGTGGACCTCAACAGCCAGGCGGGCCGGGAGGGCCCCCTGGCCGCCGTGCCCCTGGCCAGCGATGACACGCACGCCCTGAAGGCCGCGGCCGAGCTGGTCAAGGCGGCCGGCTTCGAGCCGGTCATCGTGGGCGGCCTGGAGCGGGCCAAGGACTTCGACGTGGGGACCTCGGTCTACACGCGGGTGCTGACGGCCGAGGAACTCCGCAAACAATTGGGCATTCCGGATTAA
- a CDS encoding LysM peptidoglycan-binding domain-containing protein, giving the protein MSTYSVRNGDTLSAIAQRYNTTVSKLAQDNGISNPNRIYAGQKLNVSGSASAGRPAAASSQYTVRSGDTLSGIAQRFGTTTGALAKANNISNPNRIYAGQKLSIPGAGAAQPAPAPAPSSQQYTVRSGDTLSGIAQRYGTTTGALAKANNISNPNLIQVGQKLTIPGGARPGPQDGFDPPATGGKPPTGPVTGPSNGGDVKGGVSLAQLRKIMPNLSQAKAEQYLPHLNRAMAEANINTPKRQAAFLAQLAHESGEFRYMEEIASGAAYEGRRDLGNTQPGDGVRFKGRGPIQLTGRSNYRAAGQALGIDLENNPKRAADPDVGFRTAAWFWNSRNLNSYADAGNFREVTRRVNGGYNGLASREAYYQRALNVL; this is encoded by the coding sequence GTGAGCACCTACTCCGTTCGCAACGGCGACACGCTGTCGGCCATCGCCCAGAGATACAACACCACGGTCAGCAAGCTCGCCCAGGACAACGGCATCAGCAACCCCAACCGCATCTACGCTGGGCAGAAGCTGAACGTGTCCGGCAGCGCCAGCGCGGGCCGTCCCGCCGCGGCGTCCTCCCAGTACACGGTGCGCTCGGGCGACACCCTGAGCGGCATTGCCCAGCGGTTCGGCACCACCACGGGCGCGTTGGCCAAGGCCAACAACATCAGCAACCCCAACCGCATCTATGCCGGGCAGAAGCTCTCCATTCCAGGCGCGGGCGCGGCCCAGCCCGCCCCGGCCCCGGCGCCCTCCTCCCAGCAGTACACGGTGCGCTCGGGCGACACCCTGAGCGGCATTGCCCAGCGCTACGGCACCACCACGGGCGCGCTGGCCAAGGCCAACAACATCAGCAACCCCAACCTCATCCAGGTCGGGCAGAAGCTCACCATCCCGGGCGGCGCCCGGCCCGGCCCCCAGGACGGCTTTGATCCGCCGGCCACCGGCGGCAAGCCCCCCACGGGGCCCGTCACCGGCCCCAGCAACGGCGGGGACGTCAAGGGCGGCGTGTCGCTCGCGCAGCTGCGCAAGATCATGCCCAACCTGTCGCAGGCCAAGGCGGAGCAGTACCTGCCGCACCTCAACCGCGCCATGGCCGAGGCGAACATCAACACCCCCAAGCGCCAGGCCGCCTTCCTCGCGCAGCTCGCCCACGAGAGCGGCGAGTTCCGCTACATGGAGGAGATCGCCTCCGGCGCCGCCTACGAGGGCCGCAGGGACCTGGGCAACACGCAGCCGGGCGACGGCGTGCGCTTCAAGGGCCGCGGCCCCATCCAGCTCACCGGCCGCTCCAACTACCGCGCCGCGGGCCAGGCGCTGGGCATCGACCTGGAGAACAACCCGAAGCGCGCCGCGGACCCGGACGTGGGCTTCCGCACCGCCGCCTGGTTCTGGAACAGCCGCAACCTCAACAGCTACGCGGACGCGGGCAACTTCCGCGAAGTCACCCGCCGCGTCAACGGCGGCTACAACGGGCTCGCCAGCCGCGAGGCCTACTACCAGCGCGCCCTCAACGTGCTGTGA
- a CDS encoding aldo/keto reductase: MATSDMPYRVLGSTGEKVSAIGLGGWHLSIPGVDEKLAHRIVRGAIDGGINFMDNSWDYNDGMSELRMGKALQDGYRKKVFLMTKIDGRSKKEALRQLEQSLERLQTDCIDLVQHHEIIRYEDPDRVFDEDGAHAALLEAQKAGKLRYIGFTGHKDPRIHLHMLEVARQNGVKFDAVQMPLNLMDAHFRSFSKLVVPELVQEGIGILAMKTLANGSLLRSKTVTPIECLHYALHLPTSVVITGVDKMEILDQAFEAARTFKPFTGEQLQALLAKTAKAAARGEFEPFKTSSIHDGTALNPKWLGEEPERLQALIPG; the protein is encoded by the coding sequence ATGGCCACCTCAGACATGCCGTACCGGGTCCTCGGCAGCACCGGCGAGAAGGTCTCGGCCATTGGCCTCGGTGGCTGGCACCTGTCGATTCCCGGCGTGGACGAGAAGCTCGCCCACCGCATCGTCCGCGGCGCCATCGATGGCGGCATCAACTTCATGGACAACTCGTGGGACTACAACGACGGCATGAGCGAGCTGCGCATGGGCAAGGCGCTCCAGGACGGCTACCGGAAAAAGGTCTTCCTGATGACCAAGATCGACGGCCGCTCCAAGAAGGAGGCCCTGCGCCAGTTGGAGCAGTCCCTGGAGCGGCTCCAGACCGACTGCATCGATCTCGTGCAGCACCATGAAATCATCCGCTACGAGGACCCCGATCGCGTCTTCGACGAAGACGGCGCGCACGCCGCGCTGCTCGAAGCCCAGAAGGCCGGCAAGCTGCGCTACATCGGCTTCACCGGCCACAAGGATCCCCGCATCCACCTCCACATGCTGGAGGTGGCCCGGCAGAACGGCGTCAAATTCGATGCGGTGCAGATGCCCCTGAACCTCATGGACGCGCACTTCCGCAGCTTCTCGAAGCTCGTGGTGCCCGAGCTCGTCCAGGAGGGCATCGGCATCCTCGCCATGAAGACCCTCGCCAACGGCTCCCTGCTCCGATCCAAGACGGTGACCCCCATCGAGTGTCTCCACTACGCCCTCCACCTGCCCACCTCGGTCGTCATCACCGGCGTGGACAAGATGGAGATCCTCGACCAGGCCTTCGAGGCGGCCCGCACCTTCAAGCCCTTCACCGGCGAGCAGCTCCAGGCACTGCTGGCCAAGACCGCCAAAGCCGCGGCCCGGGGCGAGTTCGAGCCCTTCAAGACCTCCTCCATCCACGACGGCACGGCCCTCAACCCCAAGTGGCTCGGCGAGGAGCCCGAGCGCCTGCAGGCCCTCATCCCCGGCTGA
- a CDS encoding UPF0489 family protein produces MRLAGVIRLALAGGRGPRDAWVFDPHRLALPCWAYTLGTTVPPALLVTLDRHLDLVPPQHPEAVPDRTAGLRALDEHARWSLDVRNYDHILAAMEAGLVGDALLIARARPRGAFAESLYKDTRGREHRLVAVPTVDRAAAAFLSPAPGDAVRDVLERTERVLLDVDLDCFTSPSDADPTTVLPWPRDIIREFLLPDGSGPFWDAVLEKTVALTLAREPHHCGGLLASGELFRDVAEVLFRELLHATPP; encoded by the coding sequence ATGAGACTCGCGGGCGTCATCCGCCTGGCCCTGGCCGGTGGCCGGGGCCCCAGGGACGCGTGGGTATTCGATCCCCACCGGCTCGCCCTGCCCTGCTGGGCATACACGTTGGGGACCACGGTTCCCCCAGCGCTCTTGGTAACCCTGGACCGGCATCTCGATCTGGTGCCTCCCCAGCACCCGGAAGCCGTGCCCGATCGGACGGCGGGCCTCCGCGCGCTGGATGAACATGCGCGCTGGTCCCTGGACGTGCGCAACTACGACCACATCCTCGCGGCCATGGAGGCAGGGCTGGTGGGAGATGCGCTCCTGATTGCCCGGGCCCGCCCCCGGGGGGCCTTCGCGGAGAGCCTCTATAAGGATACGCGCGGCAGGGAGCACCGGCTGGTGGCGGTGCCCACGGTGGACCGGGCGGCGGCGGCCTTCCTGTCGCCCGCGCCGGGCGACGCGGTCCGGGACGTGCTGGAGCGGACGGAGCGGGTGCTGCTGGACGTGGACCTGGATTGCTTCACCTCACCCAGCGACGCGGACCCGACGACGGTGCTGCCCTGGCCCCGTGACATCATCCGGGAGTTCCTGCTGCCCGACGGGTCCGGTCCCTTCTGGGACGCGGTGCTGGAGAAGACCGTGGCGCTCACGCTGGCCCGGGAGCCCCATCACTGCGGGGGGCTGCTGGCCTCAGGGGAGCTGTTCCGGGATGTCGCCGAGGTGCTGTTCCGAGAGCTGCTCCACGCCACGCCTCCCTGA
- a CDS encoding S9 family peptidase has protein sequence MRPLAAALLLVSLSVSAQTPSKPMSDRKIDPFLQQYSETRRFMSGRPVKPRITPDEKTVLFLRAQPKSSTQTLFAFDVATGTTKELLTPEVLLQGVEETLSVEEAARRERMRVSARGFTSYELSQDGERILVGLSGKLYVFERTTGKVVELKTGVGIIDPHFSPDGKQVAYVRNNDVFRVVLATNKEQRVTQGGSPEKTHGLAEFVAQEEMHRFSGYWWSPDAKFIAYAEADTSSVEKLTIVDVMHPERGGNIFAYPRPGKNNAVVRLGVAPAAGGKPVWVAWDAKAYPYLATVAWQKGGPLTVLVQNRTQTEQQLLAVDPATGKTRLLLTEKDSAWLNLDQDFPRWLEDGSGFLWYTERNGGPEVELRNADGSLARSWVKPEAGLRALVRVVDEDRTLFFNGEANPTESYVWRVKDGGAPEKLATGVAAGPANEMAVTVSKQGGLLVTQSQSDTSMPRFYVLRADGTRVGELPSVAVEPPFTPKAQFFQVGPEGFHASVIRPKEMKAGVKLPIVLKVYAGPTTTVVRHSMAENLLNQWLADKGFLVVKIDGRGTPLRTAAWERQVKYDFATVTLDDQVTALRALAEKVPELDLNRVGIEGWSFGGYMAALAVLKRPDVFKAAVSGAPVVDWLDYDTHYTERYLGLPQEHPEAYEKSSLLTYARDMSKPMRPLLLVHGTADDNVYFFHTLKLSDALFRAGKPHDLLPLSGLTHMVPDPLVTQRQNEWVLGYFQKHL, from the coding sequence ATGCGCCCACTCGCCGCCGCGCTCTTGCTCGTGAGCCTCTCCGTTTCCGCCCAGACCCCTTCAAAGCCCATGTCCGACCGGAAGATCGATCCCTTCCTGCAGCAGTACTCCGAGACGCGCCGCTTCATGAGCGGCCGTCCCGTCAAACCGCGCATCACGCCCGACGAGAAGACGGTGCTGTTCCTGCGCGCCCAGCCGAAGTCCTCCACGCAGACGCTGTTCGCCTTCGACGTGGCGACAGGCACGACGAAGGAGCTGCTCACCCCCGAGGTGCTCCTCCAGGGCGTCGAGGAGACGCTCTCCGTGGAGGAGGCCGCCCGGCGCGAGCGCATGCGGGTGAGTGCCCGGGGCTTCACCAGCTACGAGCTGTCCCAGGACGGCGAGCGCATCCTGGTGGGGCTCTCCGGCAAGCTCTACGTGTTCGAGCGCACCACCGGGAAGGTGGTGGAGCTGAAGACGGGCGTCGGCATCATCGACCCGCACTTCTCCCCGGACGGCAAGCAGGTGGCCTACGTGCGGAACAACGACGTGTTCCGCGTCGTGCTCGCCACCAACAAGGAGCAGCGCGTCACGCAAGGTGGTTCGCCCGAGAAGACGCACGGGCTGGCGGAGTTCGTCGCCCAGGAGGAGATGCACCGCTTCTCCGGCTACTGGTGGAGCCCGGACGCGAAGTTCATCGCCTATGCCGAGGCCGACACCTCGTCCGTGGAGAAGCTCACCATCGTGGACGTGATGCACCCCGAGCGCGGGGGGAACATCTTCGCCTACCCCCGGCCCGGCAAGAACAACGCCGTGGTGCGGCTGGGCGTTGCCCCCGCCGCGGGGGGCAAGCCGGTGTGGGTGGCCTGGGACGCGAAGGCGTACCCGTACCTGGCCACCGTGGCGTGGCAGAAGGGCGGGCCGCTGACGGTGCTGGTGCAGAACCGGACGCAGACCGAGCAGCAGCTGCTCGCCGTGGACCCGGCCACCGGGAAGACGCGCTTGCTGCTCACGGAGAAGGACTCCGCCTGGCTCAACCTGGACCAGGACTTCCCCCGGTGGCTCGAGGATGGCAGTGGCTTCCTCTGGTACACCGAGCGCAATGGCGGGCCGGAGGTGGAACTGCGCAACGCGGACGGCAGCCTCGCGCGCTCCTGGGTGAAGCCCGAGGCGGGCCTCCGCGCCCTGGTTCGCGTCGTGGATGAGGACCGCACGCTCTTCTTCAACGGAGAGGCCAACCCCACCGAGTCCTATGTCTGGCGGGTGAAGGACGGCGGCGCGCCCGAGAAGCTCGCCACGGGTGTGGCGGCGGGCCCGGCCAACGAGATGGCGGTGACCGTCTCCAAGCAGGGTGGGCTGCTGGTGACGCAGTCCCAGTCGGACACCTCCATGCCGCGCTTCTACGTGCTGCGCGCGGACGGCACCCGCGTGGGCGAGCTGCCCTCGGTGGCGGTGGAGCCTCCCTTCACCCCGAAGGCCCAGTTCTTCCAGGTGGGCCCGGAGGGCTTCCACGCCTCCGTCATCCGCCCCAAGGAGATGAAGGCCGGGGTGAAGCTGCCCATCGTCCTCAAGGTGTACGCGGGCCCCACCACCACCGTGGTGCGCCACAGCATGGCGGAGAACCTGCTCAACCAGTGGCTGGCGGACAAGGGCTTCCTCGTCGTGAAGATCGATGGGCGCGGCACCCCCCTGCGCACCGCCGCATGGGAGCGCCAGGTGAAGTACGACTTCGCCACCGTGACGCTCGATGATCAGGTGACGGCCCTGCGCGCCCTGGCGGAGAAGGTGCCCGAGTTGGATCTCAACCGCGTGGGCATCGAAGGCTGGAGCTTCGGGGGCTACATGGCCGCGCTCGCCGTGCTCAAGCGGCCGGACGTCTTCAAGGCCGCCGTGTCCGGCGCGCCCGTGGTGGACTGGCTGGACTACGACACCCACTACACCGAGCGCTACCTGGGGCTGCCCCAGGAGCACCCCGAGGCCTACGAGAAGAGCTCCCTGCTCACCTACGCGCGGGACATGAGCAAGCCCATGCGGCCGCTGCTGCTCGTGCACGGCACCGCGGACGACAACGTGTACTTCTTCCACACGCTCAAGCTCTCGGATGCGCTGTTCCGGGCGGGCAAGCCGCATGACTTGCTGCCGCTCAGCGGGCTGACGCACATGGTGCCGGATCCGCTCGTCACCCAGCGCCAGAACGAGTGGGTGCTGGGCTACTTCCAGAAGCACCTGTAG
- a CDS encoding cold-shock protein, giving the protein MATGTVKWFNDAKGFGFITQDGGGEDVFCHHTAINMDGFRTLQEGQKVQFEVARGPKGLQAQNVRAA; this is encoded by the coding sequence ATGGCAACCGGTACCGTGAAGTGGTTCAACGACGCGAAGGGCTTCGGTTTCATCACGCAGGACGGCGGTGGCGAGGACGTGTTCTGCCACCACACCGCCATCAACATGGACGGCTTCCGCACCCTCCAGGAGGGGCAGAAGGTCCAGTTCGAGGTGGCCCGCGGCCCCAAGGGCCTCCAGGCCCAGAACGTGCGCGCTGCCTGA
- the odhB gene encoding 2-oxoglutarate dehydrogenase complex dihydrolipoyllysine-residue succinyltransferase codes for MAVELKVPPLGESITEAVISKWNKKQGESVAADEPLVVLETDKVTIDVPAPAAGALASLAFKEGDKVRVGEVLGTIEAGGAAAAPKPAAAAPAPAAAPAAPEAPASETRSTPTARKVAEANNVDLAQLQGSGTAGRITKDDVLGQLNKGTPAPAPTAPSGPRANAAREERVRMTPLRKRVAERLIQAQSTAAILTTFNEVDMGEAMALRKKYNDKFQAKHGVKLGFMSLFVRASIEALKSFPQINAEIDGEEVVFKKYYDIGVAVSGSRGLVVPVVRDADTLSLAELEKRIGDYGTRARNDKLTLAELQGGTFTISNGGVFGSMLSTPILNPPQTGILGMHNIVERAVVKDGQIVIRPIMYVALSYDHRLVDGREAVQFLVRIKECIENPERLLLEV; via the coding sequence ATGGCCGTTGAACTGAAAGTCCCGCCCCTGGGCGAATCCATCACCGAAGCCGTCATCAGCAAGTGGAACAAGAAGCAGGGTGAGAGCGTCGCCGCGGACGAGCCGCTCGTCGTCCTGGAGACGGACAAGGTCACCATCGACGTGCCCGCCCCGGCCGCCGGCGCCCTGGCCAGCCTCGCCTTCAAGGAGGGGGACAAGGTCCGCGTGGGCGAGGTGCTGGGCACCATCGAGGCCGGAGGCGCCGCCGCCGCCCCCAAGCCTGCCGCCGCGGCTCCGGCTCCCGCCGCCGCCCCGGCCGCGCCCGAGGCCCCGGCCTCGGAGACCCGCTCCACGCCCACCGCGCGCAAGGTGGCCGAGGCCAACAACGTGGACCTGGCCCAGCTTCAGGGCTCTGGCACCGCGGGCCGCATCACCAAGGACGACGTGCTCGGCCAGCTCAACAAGGGCACGCCGGCGCCTGCGCCCACGGCCCCCTCGGGCCCGCGCGCCAACGCCGCCCGCGAGGAGCGCGTGCGGATGACGCCGCTGCGCAAGCGCGTGGCCGAGCGCCTCATTCAGGCCCAGTCCACCGCCGCCATCCTCACCACCTTCAACGAGGTGGACATGGGCGAGGCCATGGCGCTGCGCAAGAAGTACAACGACAAGTTCCAGGCCAAGCACGGCGTGAAGCTGGGCTTCATGAGCCTGTTCGTGCGCGCCTCCATCGAGGCCTTGAAGAGCTTCCCGCAGATCAACGCGGAGATCGACGGCGAGGAGGTCGTCTTCAAGAAGTACTACGACATCGGCGTGGCGGTGTCCGGCTCGCGCGGCCTGGTGGTCCCCGTCGTCCGGGACGCGGACACGCTGTCGCTGGCGGAGCTGGAGAAGCGCATCGGCGACTACGGCACGCGCGCGCGCAATGACAAGCTGACCCTGGCGGAGCTGCAGGGCGGCACCTTCACCATCTCCAACGGCGGCGTCTTCGGCTCCATGCTGTCCACGCCCATCCTCAACCCGCCGCAGACGGGCATCCTGGGGATGCACAACATCGTCGAGCGCGCCGTGGTGAAGGACGGGCAAATTGTCATCCGCCCCATCATGTACGTGGCGCTCTCGTACGATCACCGCCTGGTGGATGGCCGCGAGGCTGTACAATTCCTCGTACGCATCAAAGAGTGCATCGAGAACCCCGAGCGCCTGTTGCTGGAAGTCTGA
- a CDS encoding 2-oxoglutarate dehydrogenase E1 component, which produces MANFQDTYLSGANIDFIEGLYARYLQDPSSVDPSWRDIFEKSNGGGRPIFSKTLLEAPAPAAAPPGKNGKQAAPAAAVTPAAPAANAAVATLAQDMRLQSRVDHTITAFRLRGHLRAKLDPLGRPRPPLEHVADMPMVDENHFSTQELEQSVETSNVFPEGRVKVSQLLSRLRSTYAGSIGVEFMHMLDSERRRWLLKRMEHSENRTPFSQEDQRHILTKLSYAEGFEHFLHTKYVGVKRFSLDGGESLIPMMDAILEVGGGMGLREVVIGMAHRGRLNVLTNILHKSPDQIFSEFEGPADPKAYMGRGDVKYHMGFSSDHTTRAGTKIHLSLAFNPSHLEAVDPVVEGRVRAKQDRGGDTERTRVMPLLIHGDAAFMGQGVISETLNLSRLKGYETGGTLHIVINNQVGFTTDPHDSRSSIYATAIAQMLDIPVFHVNGDDPEACVHVARLVAEYRQVFKSDVVIDLICYRRYGHNEGDDPSFTQPGMYELIRKQSTVRTVYAQSLAETGRIPAAESEDIKQRCLKDFDEALTRIKQARQFKEPSALEGLWQPYKGGSYTQAPQVATAVDKAQLREALRKLSVAPEGFNVHPVVERTVLKKRQAMLESEELLWSEGEALAYATLLSAGHTVRLSGQDSERGTFSHRHAVLHDVKTGGRFVPLSQFPTGRASFQVFNSPLSEMGVMGFEYGYSLDVPDGLTLWEGQFGDFANGAQIIIDQFIAAGESKWRRLSGLTLLLPHGYEGQGPEHSSARLERFLSLCAEDNLQVCYPTTPAQIFHLLRRQVVRPYRKPLVVMSPKSLLRRPEAVSKLDELATGQFQEVIPDRAELAPEGVTRLLLCSGKVYYDLVKARDEQQVRNVAIVRLEQLYPFPFEAVSRLVASFPKLSELYWVQEEPRNAGGWYFMFPRLHDVASSHATGPVKVGYIGRAEAASPATGFTKTHDYEQNLIVEEAILRGTKNGR; this is translated from the coding sequence ATGGCGAATTTCCAGGACACGTACCTCTCCGGCGCCAACATCGACTTCATCGAAGGTCTCTACGCGCGCTACCTGCAGGATCCCTCCAGCGTGGATCCCAGCTGGCGCGACATCTTCGAGAAGAGCAATGGTGGGGGCCGCCCCATCTTCAGCAAGACGCTGCTGGAGGCGCCCGCCCCCGCGGCCGCGCCCCCCGGCAAGAACGGCAAACAGGCCGCCCCCGCCGCGGCCGTGACGCCCGCTGCCCCCGCGGCCAACGCCGCCGTGGCCACGCTCGCGCAGGACATGCGCCTGCAGTCGCGCGTGGACCACACCATCACCGCCTTCCGGCTCCGGGGCCACCTGCGCGCCAAGCTGGACCCGCTGGGCCGCCCCCGCCCGCCCCTGGAGCACGTGGCGGACATGCCCATGGTGGACGAGAACCACTTCTCCACCCAGGAGCTGGAGCAGAGCGTCGAGACGAGCAACGTCTTCCCCGAAGGGCGCGTGAAGGTGTCGCAGCTGCTCAGCCGGCTGCGCAGCACCTATGCCGGCTCCATCGGCGTGGAATTCATGCACATGCTCGACAGCGAGCGGCGCCGCTGGCTGCTCAAGCGCATGGAGCACAGCGAGAACCGCACCCCGTTCTCGCAGGAGGACCAGCGCCACATCCTCACCAAGCTCTCCTACGCCGAGGGCTTCGAGCACTTCCTGCACACCAAGTACGTGGGCGTGAAGCGCTTCAGCCTGGATGGCGGCGAGAGCCTCATCCCCATGATGGACGCCATCCTCGAGGTGGGCGGCGGCATGGGGCTGCGGGAAGTCGTCATCGGCATGGCCCACCGCGGCCGCCTCAACGTGCTGACGAACATCCTGCACAAGAGCCCGGATCAGATTTTCAGCGAGTTCGAGGGCCCGGCCGACCCCAAGGCCTACATGGGGCGCGGCGACGTGAAGTACCACATGGGCTTCTCCTCGGACCACACCACCCGCGCGGGCACCAAGATCCACCTGTCACTGGCCTTCAACCCCAGCCACCTGGAGGCGGTGGACCCGGTGGTGGAGGGGCGCGTGCGCGCCAAGCAGGACCGCGGCGGGGACACCGAGCGCACGCGGGTCATGCCGCTGCTCATCCACGGAGATGCGGCCTTCATGGGCCAGGGCGTCATCTCCGAGACGCTCAACCTCTCGCGCCTCAAGGGCTACGAGACGGGCGGCACGCTGCACATCGTCATCAACAACCAGGTGGGCTTCACCACCGATCCGCACGACTCGCGCTCCTCCATCTACGCCACCGCCATCGCGCAGATGCTGGACATTCCCGTGTTCCACGTGAACGGGGATGACCCGGAGGCGTGCGTGCACGTGGCGCGGCTGGTGGCCGAGTACCGCCAGGTGTTCAAGAGCGACGTCGTCATCGATCTCATCTGCTACCGCCGCTACGGCCACAACGAGGGAGACGACCCCTCCTTCACCCAGCCGGGCATGTACGAGCTCATCCGCAAGCAGTCCACGGTGCGCACGGTCTACGCCCAGTCGCTCGCCGAGACCGGCCGCATCCCCGCCGCGGAGTCCGAGGACATCAAGCAGCGCTGCCTCAAGGACTTCGACGAGGCGCTCACCCGCATCAAGCAGGCCCGCCAGTTCAAGGAGCCCAGCGCCCTGGAGGGCCTGTGGCAGCCCTACAAGGGCGGCTCCTACACCCAGGCGCCGCAGGTGGCCACCGCGGTGGACAAGGCCCAGCTGCGCGAGGCCCTGCGCAAGCTGTCCGTGGCGCCCGAGGGCTTCAACGTGCACCCGGTCGTCGAGCGCACGGTGCTCAAGAAGCGCCAGGCCATGCTGGAGAGCGAGGAGTTGCTCTGGAGCGAGGGCGAGGCGCTCGCCTATGCGACGCTCCTGAGCGCGGGCCACACGGTGCGCCTGTCCGGCCAGGACAGCGAGCGCGGCACCTTCAGCCACCGCCACGCGGTGCTGCACGACGTGAAGACGGGCGGGCGCTTCGTGCCGCTGTCCCAGTTCCCCACCGGCCGCGCCTCCTTCCAGGTCTTCAACAGCCCCCTGTCCGAGATGGGCGTGATGGGCTTCGAGTACGGCTACAGCCTGGACGTGCCGGACGGCCTCACCCTGTGGGAGGGCCAGTTCGGTGACTTCGCCAACGGCGCGCAGATCATCATCGACCAGTTCATCGCCGCCGGTGAGAGCAAGTGGCGCCGGCTCTCCGGGCTCACGCTGCTCCTGCCCCACGGCTACGAGGGCCAGGGCCCGGAGCACTCCAGCGCCCGCCTGGAGCGCTTCCTGAGCCTGTGCGCCGAGGACAACCTCCAGGTCTGCTACCCCACCACCCCCGCGCAGATCTTCCACCTGCTGCGCCGCCAGGTGGTGCGCCCCTACCGCAAGCCGCTCGTCGTCATGTCGCCCAAGAGCCTGCTGCGCCGCCCCGAGGCGGTGAGCAAGCTGGACGAGCTGGCCACCGGCCAGTTCCAGGAAGTCATCCCCGACCGCGCGGAGCTCGCCCCCGAGGGCGTGACGCGGCTGCTGCTGTGCTCCGGCAAGGTCTACTACGATTTGGTCAAGGCCCGGGACGAGCAGCAGGTCCGCAACGTGGCCATCGTCCGCCTGGAGCAGCTCTACCCGTTCCCGTTCGAGGCGGTGTCCCGCCTCGTGGCCAGCTTCCCGAAGCTCTCCGAGCTGTACTGGGTGCAGGAAGAGCCGCGCAACGCGGGCGGCTGGTATTTCATGTTCCCCCGCCTCCACGACGTGGCATCTTCCCATGCCACCGGTCCCGTGAAGGTGGGCTACATCGGGCGGGCGGAAGCCGCCAGCCCCGCCACCGGCTTCACGAAGACGCACGACTACGAGCAGAACCTCATCGTCGAGGAAGCCATCCTCCGAGGAACCAAGAATGGCCGTTGA